Proteins encoded in a region of the Abyssibacter profundi genome:
- the csy2 gene encoding type I-F CRISPR-associated protein Csy2, with translation MVLPHLRVQNANAVSSPLTHGFPSMTAFLGLMWALERRCRAAGLDLTFRAVGVVCHDHQEQVSDDWFVKSFRLTRNPIDKHGKTAAIVEEGRIHLELSLVFAVESERWLRDPDARQADTGTVAELVSQMRVAGGTIMPPENPTWHRYQPYSEPMHGEKRWESFRKLRMRWLPGFTLVSRDELIDTRLAELHEDDAEATRLDAWLSLCRINWRYETPEKDTAQARRDAWKHDRDGLGWIVPIPVGYGALGDVYPAGAVANARDASTPFRFVESLYSVGQWISPHRLHDPQQMLWYADSQPDNGLYRCRNDFLPTPEFDLFEASFD, from the coding sequence ATGGTGCTACCACACCTGAGAGTGCAGAACGCCAACGCCGTATCCAGCCCGCTGACACACGGCTTTCCGTCCATGACGGCTTTTCTGGGCCTGATGTGGGCACTGGAACGCCGGTGCCGGGCTGCGGGCCTGGACCTGACATTTCGCGCGGTCGGCGTGGTGTGTCACGACCATCAGGAACAGGTGAGTGACGACTGGTTCGTCAAATCGTTTCGCCTGACGCGCAACCCTATCGACAAACATGGAAAGACCGCCGCGATTGTCGAGGAAGGTCGTATTCATCTGGAGTTGAGCCTGGTCTTCGCAGTTGAGAGCGAACGATGGCTGCGTGATCCGGATGCGCGGCAAGCGGATACCGGGACAGTGGCCGAACTGGTGAGCCAGATGCGTGTGGCCGGCGGCACGATCATGCCGCCGGAAAACCCAACCTGGCATCGCTATCAGCCGTATTCCGAGCCGATGCACGGCGAAAAGCGCTGGGAGTCTTTCCGCAAGCTGCGGATGCGCTGGTTACCCGGCTTCACGCTGGTGTCGCGAGACGAGTTGATCGACACGCGATTGGCTGAGTTGCACGAGGACGACGCCGAAGCCACCAGACTGGATGCGTGGCTATCACTGTGCCGCATCAACTGGCGCTACGAGACACCGGAAAAGGACACCGCGCAAGCGCGCCGTGATGCGTGGAAGCATGATCGAGACGGCTTGGGCTGGATCGTGCCGATTCCCGTTGGCTATGGCGCGCTGGGAGATGTGTATCCCGCTGGGGCGGTGGCGAATGCACGTGATGCAAGCACGCCGTTTCGCTTCGTCGAAAGTCTCTATTCGGTGGGGCAGTGGATCAGCCCGCACCGTCTGCATGATCCACAGCAGATGCTGTGGTACGCCGACAGCCAGCCGGACAACGGCCTGTATCGCTGCCGCAACGATTTTCTACCCACGCCTGAATTCGACCTCTTCGAGGCGTCGTTCGACTAA
- the csy3 gene encoding type I-F CRISPR-associated protein Csy3, with translation MTTQNLKTASVLAFERKLDPSDALLFAGDWAKRGQPANWQPVKIREKSVRGTISNRLKAKDQDPAKLDAAIESPNLQTVDVAALPSDCDTLKVQFTLRVLGGTGQPSACNNAGYRAKLVETVAGYVQDHGFVELAERYAANLANGRFLWRNRVGAEQVEVHVAHLQQGSAEKQWVFDALEHELRQLKAPQAEAGQVSELAALIEAGLASKAHVLLQVTAYVRMGAGQEVFPSQELILDRGRGDKSKTLYAVGEGDKAVAAIHSQKIGNAIRTIDTWYPDAAELGAIAVEPYGSVTTQGKAYRQPKQKQDFYSLLDRWLLKDEAPDTNNQHFVVAVLVRGGVFGDAG, from the coding sequence ATGACCACACAAAATCTGAAAACCGCGTCCGTTTTGGCGTTTGAACGCAAGCTTGATCCGTCCGACGCCTTGTTGTTCGCCGGTGACTGGGCCAAGCGTGGACAGCCCGCCAATTGGCAGCCCGTCAAGATTCGCGAAAAGTCGGTCCGAGGAACGATTTCCAATCGACTCAAGGCCAAAGACCAGGATCCGGCCAAGCTGGATGCGGCGATTGAAAGTCCGAATCTGCAAACGGTTGATGTGGCCGCCTTACCGTCGGACTGCGACACGCTGAAAGTGCAATTCACGCTGCGAGTTCTGGGTGGCACGGGCCAGCCGTCGGCCTGCAACAACGCCGGCTATCGCGCAAAGCTAGTTGAGACCGTCGCCGGCTATGTCCAGGACCATGGGTTTGTCGAGCTCGCTGAGCGTTACGCTGCCAATCTCGCAAACGGCCGCTTCCTGTGGCGCAACCGTGTCGGCGCCGAGCAGGTTGAAGTGCATGTCGCCCACCTCCAGCAAGGCAGCGCCGAGAAGCAATGGGTGTTCGACGCACTTGAGCACGAGTTGCGACAACTGAAAGCTCCCCAGGCGGAAGCCGGACAAGTTTCCGAGCTGGCAGCGCTGATCGAAGCTGGTCTTGCCAGCAAGGCCCATGTGCTTTTGCAGGTGACCGCGTACGTCCGAATGGGTGCCGGGCAGGAAGTATTCCCATCCCAAGAGCTGATTCTCGACCGTGGTCGTGGAGACAAGAGCAAAACCTTGTACGCAGTGGGTGAGGGTGACAAGGCCGTCGCCGCGATTCATTCGCAAAAGATCGGCAACGCGATTCGAACGATTGATACTTGGTATCCAGATGCCGCTGAACTAGGTGCGATTGCGGTTGAGCCGTATGGGTCGGTTACCACGCAGGGCAAGGCCTATCGCCAGCCCAAGCAGAAGCAGGATTTCTACTCACTGTTGGATCGCTGGCTGCTCAAAGATGAAGCGCCAGATACGAACAATCAGCACTTTGTAGTCGCCGTGTTAGTTCGCGGTGGCGTCTTTGGCGATGCAGGCTAA
- a CDS encoding NADP(H)-dependent aldo-keto reductase: MEYRPLGRTGLDVSVICLGTMTFGEQNTEAEAHAQLDYAVDQGVNFIDAAEMYPVPPRAETQGRTEQYIGSWLAGRGRRDDVILATKVTGPGQMDWIRSGPRLSTEQVTAAIDTSLQRLQTDYIDLYQVHWPERQTNYFGKLGYTGSAHLGVPIEETLTALDRARQAGKIRHIGISNETPWGVAEYLRLANTQGLPRVASIQNPFNLLNRTFEIGLAEFAEREAVGLLAYSPLAFGTLSGKYLDNAQPARARLTLYERFKRYTGDIAERSIGRYVHLAREHGLDPAQMALAWVNSRPFLTSNIIGATTMDQLRSNIASADLKLPPAVREQIEAIHASQPNPCP, translated from the coding sequence ATGGAATACCGCCCGCTGGGCCGCACCGGCCTTGATGTCAGCGTCATCTGCCTGGGCACCATGACGTTTGGCGAACAGAACACCGAAGCCGAGGCCCACGCGCAGCTGGACTATGCGGTGGATCAGGGCGTGAACTTCATCGATGCGGCCGAAATGTACCCCGTGCCACCCCGGGCCGAGACCCAGGGCCGGACCGAGCAGTACATCGGCAGCTGGCTGGCCGGACGTGGGCGGCGAGACGACGTCATCCTGGCCACCAAGGTCACCGGCCCCGGACAAATGGACTGGATCCGCAGCGGGCCACGGCTCAGCACCGAGCAGGTCACCGCCGCCATCGACACCAGCCTGCAACGCCTGCAAACCGACTACATCGACCTGTACCAGGTGCACTGGCCAGAGCGACAGACCAACTACTTCGGCAAGCTGGGCTACACCGGCAGCGCGCACCTGGGCGTGCCGATAGAAGAAACACTGACCGCGCTAGACCGCGCTCGCCAGGCTGGCAAGATCCGCCATATCGGCATTTCCAACGAAACACCCTGGGGTGTCGCCGAATACCTGCGACTGGCCAATACCCAGGGGCTGCCCCGCGTTGCGTCCATCCAGAACCCCTTCAACCTGCTCAACCGGACCTTCGAGATCGGCCTGGCCGAATTCGCAGAACGCGAAGCCGTGGGCCTGCTGGCCTACTCCCCGCTGGCCTTCGGCACGCTCAGCGGCAAGTACCTCGACAATGCCCAACCCGCCCGTGCACGCCTGACACTCTACGAACGCTTCAAGCGCTACACCGGCGACATCGCCGAACGCAGCATCGGCCGCTACGTACACCTGGCACGCGAACACGGCCTGGACCCCGCACAAATGGCCCTGGCCTGGGTCAACAGCCGCCCGTTTCTCACCAGCAACATCATCGGCGCCACCACCATGGACCAACTGCGCAGCAACATCGCCAGCGCCGACCTCAAACTCCCCCCAGCCGTGCGCGAGCAAATCGAAGCGATACACGCATCGCAGCCGAACCCCTGCCCTTAA
- the cas6f gene encoding type I-F CRISPR-associated endoribonuclease Cas6/Csy4, which yields MEQYAEFRLLPDPEFSVHHLMNALFAKLHRALVDLNNPQIGVTFPEAGAKAKGMGSILRLHGAGSVLHPFLQESWFRSVRDHVESSGVQRVPDDCSYMQVRRVQPLGGSDLRRLRRRLITRTGCSVEEAEQRIPNVAAERLALPFLSLRSTSTGQVYRLFIQQMPAPERVDGEFNTFGISKTATLPLFD from the coding sequence ATGGAGCAATATGCTGAGTTTAGGCTGCTGCCTGATCCAGAATTTTCGGTTCACCACTTGATGAATGCCTTGTTCGCCAAGTTGCACCGTGCGCTCGTTGATCTGAACAACCCGCAGATCGGTGTGACATTTCCTGAGGCGGGCGCTAAGGCGAAGGGAATGGGCAGCATACTCAGGCTGCACGGCGCAGGCTCGGTGCTGCATCCGTTCCTACAGGAAAGTTGGTTTAGGAGTGTTCGAGATCATGTCGAAAGTTCGGGTGTGCAGCGTGTTCCGGATGATTGCAGTTACATGCAGGTACGCCGTGTGCAGCCTTTGGGGGGAAGCGACCTTCGCCGCCTTCGTCGTCGACTGATCACTCGGACCGGCTGCTCCGTGGAGGAAGCAGAGCAACGGATTCCGAATGTAGCAGCCGAGCGTCTTGCGCTGCCATTTCTCTCGTTAAGGAGTACAAGCACAGGACAGGTATACCGACTATTTATCCAACAGATGCCGGCTCCGGAAAGAGTGGATGGCGAATTCAACACCTTTGGCATTAGCAAGACGGCAACTCTACCGCTGTTTGACTGA